ccctccaatggccactaaggtgtttcacttggagagactgagggaggaggagtgtgcccgtgggttcactatggcagtctctgatcgattcacagaacttgataacctgacagacccagttgctctgtagtTCTTCAAgggtgaaacactcgaagcagtccaGGAGATCATTGGCATATGTccgaggacaaggcagaattccatctccctggagacattggagaccACTGAAGCATaacacatggcttggctgaatggcgaTCAGGTCATgagtcgctctttggtgcatagggctcagacgctgctgagaagggacaaggaacagttcatcaggaatcttacttaggaggttgaaggccatttcttagtaaaccACCttcgccctgagaaagctgaattctaagcctcctcgcagatgactgcagtccactcagtggatggacagatcatcttagatcatgttggttcgtgaacgttggtgagtatttgagcagttgtaccaggtagaccctccaacagttagcttggatgcaagcgatatcactaCATTcatgctggacccacccatcagcaaggaacctcctaccctaacagaggttaggatggcgatttccaagctgaattgtgggaaagctgcaggcatatgtgatatccttgttGCATACCAGACAACGTTttcgtccacattcttctgaaacggatctgcgaccacctactaaggcaccagagaccggagcagtctgaagtcactcctggcaagtccacaatagactgaatgctagcgcttcgagtaattgtggaatgctgtcgtgggctgcttgcagcctacatcatcctcaagaaggtgtttgactcggtgcatcatgaATTGCCATGGGAGATGCTGGGACTttagggaattccgacacagattattggcctaatagcaagcttatatacCGGTATTggaagtactgtaaagtgtgctGGGGGCCTGTTAAACttctttttatagaaaatatatttataagaaaatatacagaaatgTACGGTATATACAAATGTTATTTGAAAAAGATTTATACAACATAGTGGATAAGACATTACCATTATGAAACAGAAAATCTAAATTATATGGCAACACAACAACAAGCACTAATACAATATACAGTGAAATACAAGATGCATCTACAAGATTACCCGAAGAGGATTCCAGGAAGTGTTTTTCTCATctgaaaaatagataagtaaataattaaataaataataaaataaagaacataaaaagaataaacaaacaaataaataattaaatgaaaatagaaagtcGTGATAATTGACACTGatgtaaagaaaacaacaataacatcatcaggaatgttatcaacaataacaataacagcatctacgaaaataacaaaagagaggagggaggcaatGATGACCACAAAGTATATGTATTGAGTGGATTTATAGATACATAAGAGAAGGTAACACCATAGTACAAACATACTCATAAATAAACgagatcaaaaagaaaagaaaacaaaaaagaaacctgaATGTCTCACCTTAGATAAGACGTTCATGCACTCCCTCTGCTGCTCCTCCGGAACGGTCAGGATCACCAAAGACGcgtctctgttcctcttccttcccttcctgagtCGCTTGCCTCCATCCAGTTCATCTGTGGTCATTTGGGTGTCCAGTTTCACTTTGAAGCCGTTCTTGAGCTTCGTCATGTGGTCAGCGTGGAACACTCCCAGTTTTGTGGACGTTTCGCCTTCTACTTTGTAGAGAGCGCACTTGTCTGTGTGGAAATGAAAGATCTGTTGTGTAGCTTATCATTTTAGCATTATAttactgaaaagaaagaaagtaaaaggtaGTTGTCCCGGTAAGTTATAAAAGCTCAAGTTGAGGCTACACCAGAAACGCTGATCATGTATATAACAAGCAAACGGAAACTGACATGCAGTATAAGCAACTCACTCTTCTCTATAACAAGTCTAACGGACATGatctctctgtcttcgtctccgTAAAAGTGTGAAAACGGGCGTCCTTTCTCAGGGAAAACCCTTTCGATCTGTACCCCGTTGAGAATCGCCGTCTCCTGGGTGTTTCCTCCTGTAGGATGTTGGGAAGATTTACCAATGTGGAAAGAGAAGAGACCTTTCATTTGCGAGATTCTATATACAAAGACATTCACTGACAGggtatgagaagaggagagaggcgaaaagagaaaaggaatgagagatggAGACTTGCCTTTCCCGTCGCaaatattattttccttcataAGAATCGAAGAAGGAGCGTCGTTACTGTCTTCTGTCAGTTGCTTTTCCTCCGATGCCTCGTGGTCGTCTTTCTGAGGTCGTGTTCCTGTCGTTCTCTTGTGGTCAGGAACGTCCTCTCCGCACTCGAGTCCGCCTTCTGCCAAAATTTCTTCCTGCGCCTCTTCTCCCTTGGCTTCCTCCGTTTTCTGCTCTTTCTcgaactcctcctcccccttgagcTCCTCCTTCAACAGCTGGTCAATCGTGGGGACGAGTTCCTCCGGCCTCGCTCGTAGGTCGTCCTGCGTGTCCCTCGCCGTGTCCtggtccctcctcccctcggcgATGGCCCTCGACAGCGTGCGGCGGACGAGCTTGACGGATGCCTTGCGGGAGGGACACCTGCTCAGCTCCTCCCTCAGGTCGTACAAGGCGGCCACCACGTCCTGGCCGCTCTCCCGTAGTTTCCGGCAGATGAGGGCCGTGAGCGTGTCCTGGCCTTTCGGCGGCATCCTGCGGCAGGAGTGTCTGGCGGGGGAAGAGATGTCACCCATGTCTGCACTGACGGCGGTGCGGAAGGCAAGTGGCTGGTGGGGAGTCGCTGGACGTGCGGTTCGTGTGCCTCGCTTATCCAGGACGTTCGTTGGAAGTGCTGCTTGCTCGACTACCACAGATGTGCTCCAAGAGGTCTTATATACACACTTCGGTGGCGTTATCAGGCACGTCCTCAACTTGATCGGAACGTGCCAcctgattatttttatttgatggaTTAGAAAATCATTTCTAATGCACACACATTCAGTTACTGACATTTTTTGCTCTCCACTAttcactcttttcttcctctttcaaatTTTCCTTCCATCCCGTTTTCTTCGTCTACATTCGTTGatcgtcttctctctccacttctttccttctattctcttgctccctctatctctctctcaacttcttaCTCTTCATGCCTTTCTTTCAACTATCtgccttttcttattcttccatcTTTTActctcctcgcttctccctcattcctgtcCGTCTTACAcctatctcgtctctctttcctagAACCTGATAATTA
The genomic region above belongs to Penaeus monodon isolate SGIC_2016 chromosome 16, NSTDA_Pmon_1, whole genome shotgun sequence and contains:
- the LOC119583089 gene encoding uncharacterized protein LOC119583089 encodes the protein MTQSHDIKWHVPIKLRTCLITPPKCVYKTSWSTSVVVEQAALPTNVLDKRGTRTARPATPHQPLAFRTAVSADMGDISSPARHSCRRMPPKGQDTLTALICRKLRESGQDVVAALYDLREELSRCPSRKASVKLVRRTLSRAIAEGRRDQDTARDTQDDLRARPEELVPTIDQLLKEELKGEEEFEKEQKTEEAKGEEAQEEILAEGGLECGEDVPDHKRTTGTRPQKDDHEASEEKQLTEDSNDAPSSILMKENNICDGKGGNTQETAILNGVQIERVFPEKGRPFSHFYGDEDREIMSVRLVIEKNKCALYKVEGETSTKLGVFHADHMTKLKNGFKVKLDTQMTTDELDGGKRLRKGRKRNRDASLVILTVPEEQQRECMNVLSKMRKTLPGILFG